The following proteins come from a genomic window of Zonotrichia leucophrys gambelii isolate GWCS_2022_RI chromosome 4, RI_Zleu_2.0, whole genome shotgun sequence:
- the FGF5 gene encoding fibroblast growth factor 5 isoform X4: MYRGTWGPATPSLTVLCCYRKSHTNTTREVRKSCSSSSFSWIRIGNQHVHVIQEEVGILEIFAVSQGIVGIRGVFSNKFLAMSKKGKLHASARFTVDCHFRERFQENSYNTYASAVHRSPRSGRPWYVALNKRGKAKRGCSPRARPQHVSTHFLPRFGHPQPPELAFTVALPDKKPPPKARPAPAPPRRSPGPARYRLKFRFG, encoded by the exons ATGTACAGGGGGACCTGGGGGCCTGCCACCCCCTCTTTGACTGTG ctgtgctgctaCAGGAAGTCTCACACAAACACCACTCGAGAGGTGAGGaagtcctgcagctcctcatcctTCTCATGGATCCGGATTGGGAATCAGCATGTGCATGTAATTCAAGAGGAGGTGG gtattttggaaatatttgctGTGTCTCAGGGGATTGTAGGAATACGAGGAGTTTTCAGCAACAAATTTTTAGCGAtgtcaaaaaaaggaaaactccaTGCAAGT GCTCGCTTCACGGTGGACTGCCATTTCCGAGAGCGCTTCCAGGAGAACAGCTACAACACCTACGCCTCGGCCGTGCACCGCAGCCCCCGCTCGGGCCGCCCGTGGTACGTGGCGCTCAACAAGCGCGGCAAGGCCAAGCGCGGCTGCAGCCCCCGCGCCCGGCCCCAGCACGTCTCCACGCACTTCCTGCCCCGCTTCGGGCACCCGCAGCCCCCCGAGCTCGCCTTCACCGTGGCCCTGCCCGACAAGAAGCCGCCACCCAaggcccggcccgccccggccccgccgcgcaggagccccggccccgcccgctaCCGGCTCAAGTTCCGCTTCGGGTAG
- the FGF5 gene encoding fibroblast growth factor 5 isoform X1 — protein MVPGVLLETVRVRNRVEAEGAGLAGEPLATEVSQGAEVVSAASDGEQGFCCHDLYQLQPLHQDAQEEILLEQGGLLSSAVLLQEVSHKHHSRGEEVLQLLILLMDPDWESACACNSRGGILEIFAVSQGIVGIRGVFSNKFLAMSKKGKLHASARFTVDCHFRERFQENSYNTYASAVHRSPRSGRPWYVALNKRGKAKRGCSPRARPQHVSTHFLPRFGHPQPPELAFTVALPDKKPPPKARPAPAPPRRSPGPARYRLKFRFG, from the exons atGGTGCCAGGAGTGCTGCTGGAAACTGTGAGGGTGCGCAATAGGGTGGAAGCTGAGGGGGCTGGACTTGCTGGTGAACCTCTGGCCACAGAAGTTTCTCAAG GGGCAGAAGTGGTTTCTGCTGCCTCAGATGGAGAACAGGGATTTTGCTGCCATGATCTGTACCAGCTGCAGCCTTTACACCAAGATGCCCAAGAGGAAATCCTCTTGGAGCAAGGTGGCCTTCtctcctcagctgtgctgctaCAGGAAGTCTCACACAAACACCACTCGAGAGGTGAGGaagtcctgcagctcctcatcctTCTCATGGATCCGGATTGGGAATCAGCATGTGCATGTAATTCAAGAGGAG gtattttggaaatatttgctGTGTCTCAGGGGATTGTAGGAATACGAGGAGTTTTCAGCAACAAATTTTTAGCGAtgtcaaaaaaaggaaaactccaTGCAAGT GCTCGCTTCACGGTGGACTGCCATTTCCGAGAGCGCTTCCAGGAGAACAGCTACAACACCTACGCCTCGGCCGTGCACCGCAGCCCCCGCTCGGGCCGCCCGTGGTACGTGGCGCTCAACAAGCGCGGCAAGGCCAAGCGCGGCTGCAGCCCCCGCGCCCGGCCCCAGCACGTCTCCACGCACTTCCTGCCCCGCTTCGGGCACCCGCAGCCCCCCGAGCTCGCCTTCACCGTGGCCCTGCCCGACAAGAAGCCGCCACCCAaggcccggcccgccccggccccgccgcgcaggagccccggccccgcccgctaCCGGCTCAAGTTCCGCTTCGGGTAG
- the FGF5 gene encoding fibroblast growth factor 5 isoform X7, giving the protein MPKRKSSWSKVAFSPQLCCYRKSHTNTTREVRKSCSSSSFSWIRIGNQHVHVIQEEVGILEIFAVSQGIVGIRGVFSNKFLAMSKKGKLHASARFTVDCHFRERFQENSYNTYASAVHRSPRSGRPWYVALNKRGKAKRGCSPRARPQHVSTHFLPRFGHPQPPELAFTVALPDKKPPPKARPAPAPPRRSPGPARYRLKFRFG; this is encoded by the exons ATGCCCAAGAGGAAATCCTCTTGGAGCAAGGTGGCCTTCtctcctcagctgtgctgctaCAGGAAGTCTCACACAAACACCACTCGAGAGGTGAGGaagtcctgcagctcctcatcctTCTCATGGATCCGGATTGGGAATCAGCATGTGCATGTAATTCAAGAGGAGGTGG gtattttggaaatatttgctGTGTCTCAGGGGATTGTAGGAATACGAGGAGTTTTCAGCAACAAATTTTTAGCGAtgtcaaaaaaaggaaaactccaTGCAAGT GCTCGCTTCACGGTGGACTGCCATTTCCGAGAGCGCTTCCAGGAGAACAGCTACAACACCTACGCCTCGGCCGTGCACCGCAGCCCCCGCTCGGGCCGCCCGTGGTACGTGGCGCTCAACAAGCGCGGCAAGGCCAAGCGCGGCTGCAGCCCCCGCGCCCGGCCCCAGCACGTCTCCACGCACTTCCTGCCCCGCTTCGGGCACCCGCAGCCCCCCGAGCTCGCCTTCACCGTGGCCCTGCCCGACAAGAAGCCGCCACCCAaggcccggcccgccccggccccgccgcgcaggagccccggccccgcccgctaCCGGCTCAAGTTCCGCTTCGGGTAG
- the FGF5 gene encoding fibroblast growth factor 5 isoform X5: protein MDPDWESACACNSRGGILEIFAVSQGIVGIRGVFSNKFLAMSKKGKLHASARFTVDCHFRERFQENSYNTYASAVHRSPRSGRPWYVALNKRGKAKRGCSPRARPQHVSTHFLPRFGHPQPPELAFTVALPDKKPPPKARPAPAPPRRSPGPARYRLKFRFG, encoded by the exons ATGGATCCGGATTGGGAATCAGCATGTGCATGTAATTCAAGAGGAG gtattttggaaatatttgctGTGTCTCAGGGGATTGTAGGAATACGAGGAGTTTTCAGCAACAAATTTTTAGCGAtgtcaaaaaaaggaaaactccaTGCAAGT GCTCGCTTCACGGTGGACTGCCATTTCCGAGAGCGCTTCCAGGAGAACAGCTACAACACCTACGCCTCGGCCGTGCACCGCAGCCCCCGCTCGGGCCGCCCGTGGTACGTGGCGCTCAACAAGCGCGGCAAGGCCAAGCGCGGCTGCAGCCCCCGCGCCCGGCCCCAGCACGTCTCCACGCACTTCCTGCCCCGCTTCGGGCACCCGCAGCCCCCCGAGCTCGCCTTCACCGTGGCCCTGCCCGACAAGAAGCCGCCACCCAaggcccggcccgccccggccccgccgcgcaggagccccggccccgcccgctaCCGGCTCAAGTTCCGCTTCGGGTAG
- the FGF5 gene encoding fibroblast growth factor 5 isoform X3 — protein MSPSFLLLLLALPARARREQVPGGAQRGRNAPASSSSSSSSSSPAAAAGPSRFPRSRPDRRRGRLYCRVGIGFHLQLHPDGRVDGAHDASPLSSLHGGLPFPRALPGEQLQHLRLGRAPQPPLGPPVVRGAQQARQGQARLQPPRPAPARLHALPAPLRAPAAPRARLHRGPARQEAATQGPARPGPAAQEPRPRPLPAQVPLRVGPRRAARE, from the exons ATGAGCCcgtccttcctcctcctcctcctcgccttGCCCGCCCGCGCCCGGCGAGAGCAGGTGCCCGGCGGGGCGCAGCGGGGCCGCAACGCCCCCGcgtcttcctcctcctcctcctcttcctcctccccggcggcggcggcggggccgagcCGCTTCCCGCGGAGCCGCCCGGAtcggcggcggggccggctgTACTGCCGGGTGGGCATCGGCTTCCACCTCCAGCTGCACCCCGACGGCCGCGTGGACGGCGCCCACGACGCGAGTCCGCTCA GCTCGCTTCACGGTGGACTGCCATTTCCGAGAGCGCTTCCAGGAGAACAGCTACAACACCTACGCCTCGGCCGTGCACCGCAGCCCCCGCTCGGGCCGCCCGTGGTACGTGGCGCTCAACAAGCGCGGCAAGGCCAAGCGCGGCTGCAGCCCCCGCGCCCGGCCCCAGCACGTCTCCACGCACTTCCTGCCCCGCTTCGGGCACCCGCAGCCCCCCGAGCTCGCCTTCACCGTGGCCCTGCCCGACAAGAAGCCGCCACCCAaggcccggcccgccccggccccgccgcgcaggagccccggccccgcccgctaCCGGCTCAAGTTCCGCTTCGGGTAGGGCCGCGCCGGGCAGCTCGGGAGTGA
- the FGF5 gene encoding fibroblast growth factor 5 isoform X2: MSPSFLLLLLALPARARREQVPGGAQRGRNAPASSSSSSSSSSPAAAAGPSRFPRSRPDRRRGRLYCRVGIGFHLQLHPDGRVDGAHDASPLSILEIFAVSQGIVGIRGVFSNKFLAMSKKGKLHASARFTVDCHFRERFQENSYNTYASAVHRSPRSGRPWYVALNKRGKAKRGCSPRARPQHVSTHFLPRFGHPQPPELAFTVALPDKKPPPKARPAPAPPRRSPGPARYRLKFRFG; this comes from the exons ATGAGCCcgtccttcctcctcctcctcctcgccttGCCCGCCCGCGCCCGGCGAGAGCAGGTGCCCGGCGGGGCGCAGCGGGGCCGCAACGCCCCCGcgtcttcctcctcctcctcctcttcctcctccccggcggcggcggcggggccgagcCGCTTCCCGCGGAGCCGCCCGGAtcggcggcggggccggctgTACTGCCGGGTGGGCATCGGCTTCCACCTCCAGCTGCACCCCGACGGCCGCGTGGACGGCGCCCACGACGCGAGTCCGCTCA gtattttggaaatatttgctGTGTCTCAGGGGATTGTAGGAATACGAGGAGTTTTCAGCAACAAATTTTTAGCGAtgtcaaaaaaaggaaaactccaTGCAAGT GCTCGCTTCACGGTGGACTGCCATTTCCGAGAGCGCTTCCAGGAGAACAGCTACAACACCTACGCCTCGGCCGTGCACCGCAGCCCCCGCTCGGGCCGCCCGTGGTACGTGGCGCTCAACAAGCGCGGCAAGGCCAAGCGCGGCTGCAGCCCCCGCGCCCGGCCCCAGCACGTCTCCACGCACTTCCTGCCCCGCTTCGGGCACCCGCAGCCCCCCGAGCTCGCCTTCACCGTGGCCCTGCCCGACAAGAAGCCGCCACCCAaggcccggcccgccccggccccgccgcgcaggagccccggccccgcccgctaCCGGCTCAAGTTCCGCTTCGGGTAG
- the FGF5 gene encoding fibroblast growth factor 5 isoform X6, with product MSKKGKLHASARFTVDCHFRERFQENSYNTYASAVHRSPRSGRPWYVALNKRGKAKRGCSPRARPQHVSTHFLPRFGHPQPPELAFTVALPDKKPPPKARPAPAPPRRSPGPARYRLKFRFG from the exons AtgtcaaaaaaaggaaaactccaTGCAAGT GCTCGCTTCACGGTGGACTGCCATTTCCGAGAGCGCTTCCAGGAGAACAGCTACAACACCTACGCCTCGGCCGTGCACCGCAGCCCCCGCTCGGGCCGCCCGTGGTACGTGGCGCTCAACAAGCGCGGCAAGGCCAAGCGCGGCTGCAGCCCCCGCGCCCGGCCCCAGCACGTCTCCACGCACTTCCTGCCCCGCTTCGGGCACCCGCAGCCCCCCGAGCTCGCCTTCACCGTGGCCCTGCCCGACAAGAAGCCGCCACCCAaggcccggcccgccccggccccgccgcgcaggagccccggccccgcccgctaCCGGCTCAAGTTCCGCTTCGGGTAG